The Lolium rigidum isolate FL_2022 chromosome 1, APGP_CSIRO_Lrig_0.1, whole genome shotgun sequence region AAAAAAAACAACTATAACCCTTCACCATCGGTTAGGGGGGGAGCACTGGAGCAGGGCTCATGTTTTGCATCTTCAAAGAAAGATTCCGCTAGTGGACATCCCTGCTCTCATTTGGTCTTCAATCTCTTCCTCTTTCGGGATACACGAGCTGGGCAGAAACgaccctccacgagttcgatcaaCGATGACGCAACAACGTGGCCAGCGACAGCCCTGCCGTTCTCTCCTCTCCAACGCTCGCATCCTCATGGCCTTCTTGCAGCGGCTGTCCATCGCCGCTTCCTCTTCCAGGTCATGCACCTCCCTCGACGGCCACGCTCGTTGCAGCCACACGCCCTCGCGGTGCGAGCAGGAACGCTGCAAGCTATAGTCGCTCGGATTTTATGATGAGTGTCGGACGAGTTGGCCTGAGCCGATGCAGTGTAGGACTCCTTGATGAATGTAGGAAACCGGATCGATCACGATTGATCACGATGGCAGGACTCGCCGACTCGGCCTGGCCGGTGCACGCGAGAACGATCAATGGTGCTGCCGCTTGTCGTCGTCGTTGCCTCCACCGACCACCATGCTACTTTACCGCGGTCCCGCTAGTGCCAGCTGACCTAAGAATACACACGGTCATCGGATCATGACGGCGCCGCAGCCATGTTTCGAGGCCACCACCTTCGGCTCCGATGGGATGATGACGGCGGCTCGCCTGCGGCGGGCGGTGAGCTAGACCACCGGAGTAAACTGGAGAGTGCAGACTCATCGTTATCGCGGGACGTGGCTACCTCGTATCAGCAAGGGGGCATCAGATCGCGACGGTGTGTCACGGTCATGCTTTCCCGGCCGCCTAGACCACAAGGTTGGAGTACATCGGCCTCTGCGGCGGTGCGCGCTTGATGCTTTGATCACGTCTCTGCCGATATGGGCGAGGGTCGCCGACTCAAATAAATCTACCGCTTCCGACTGCTGCTTCATGACTTCATCACGAAATCAAGGAACAATCATAGACAATTGCCGCACGATAGGTATATTTATACACGTAAGAACGGATGAGACGGGCTTGGGACGGACTCCGGGCCTGGTTAATCTTAGATTAGACTAAGATCGGCTAGGACTCTCAACGATAAGGAAGCACATgtcgatcacacacgaaaatagaCACATCTGGAGACGTACAAAAGCGCAAATAATTAACGACGGACGAAAGCGCATTATGACGGacgaaaccacggaaacgcttttccctttattattaggtatatagatTCTTTATCTTTTACTTCTTTAGTTTGAAATTCAATATGACTTGTCAATTCAAATCATCTCCCAAAATCAATaattacaaaagagatcatgtcaaaattcttaacctcacattgcctaaccctaattgcaatgagagagaatctcgatccctcttaggtttttatGTAATAAGccgcgaaaatttccctcgttttgagatgaaatgcacatcccaattctaaatctacccttcgatgttcctatgttctgggttattacacgaTGATGCCATCCGCAAGCTCGAAGTCGCCACGCCACCGCAGCATTGGCTGGTACCACCTGAAGAAGATCACAGCTCCATCACCACCTCTCCCCTCTCCACCACAGTAGTATGCAGAGGAATATGAACTGGAGCTCCAACCCTCTAGATCCCGCCAGCCACTGAACCATAAAGCAGCTTTATTGGAAGAGACGGTGGCCTCCTTCTCCTCTACCAGCTCCAACCATAGAAGCATAGCAGGAAGAGGCAAGAACCCTAGACACCAGATCTTGCTGCCAAGATCTTGTCCGCCTCAAACTACCGGCATAACTCCATACTTCACAAGGGAAAAGCAACGGAAACCTAGCCTACTATGTATAGAGGGAGGCCGGTCTCCTCTCTCCTccactccggccggcgaggccgccggaggagggagagagtGGAGCCGGGACAGAAGAAGCGACTCTCAAGAGACGAGAggaaagagagaaagagaagaaaggGAAAATGAGTGGTCTCATCCTTCCCGAAAAGGACATTTCCTTGTTCCCACGTCAATATACCTGATCAGCAGCTAACCAACGTTTCCTCGCCAAACATGAAGGCACAACTAACAAAGACTTGCACTGTTTAAGGTAACTGACATTATAAAGGAAACTTACATTGAGCGGACGTTTGGATTTTAACACATGGAGCCAATAAGTTGTCACCCATTGATTGTTTTTTGATTGAGAGTGGTTTGGATGACAAACGTAAACCTCCATCGTCGTGGTGGCAACTCCTGGATGCGTTCGGTCCGAAAACGGAAGCTCCATATTACCGACCAATGCTGGCAACTAGCTACGTAAAATGTCATGTTAACTGCAACAATTTTTCACAGAAAAAGAAATACATCAGATTCAATCTAAAGATCCCAGTGATAGCGAGAATCGAGACTGAATTTTCTGGCGCTGCGTGCACGCTTCAACCGTTCGTTACGTTAAGATCTGAGCAAGAATGTTTCATCATGTTTCAAAAAAATAGCACAGCACATGATACATCGTGGATCCATGACCGATGGTGGAAAATCATTTCTCTAGCGGGATCATTGATATTTTGTTTTGCAAGGCAACAAAGAACGTTGCAGTTTTTGTCTCTACAAGCTTCACATGCGAGAGGTAACTAACAAAAGGTTAGCGTCCCCATGGACCATGTCGATCATTGGACAAATATACCGAGTGTTGGTTTCATGCAACAAGCTTTTCCTGCATTCGATAGTGTGGCCCTACTAATCACACCATGTTACCGTTGTAAAGATCTAGCGCCTGCATGAGACAATGAATTTGTATATCTATAGCATCGAAAAAAGGGAAATTATAATGAGAGAAGTTCTGATTTTAGTCTCCCAAAGCGGACTATTCAATAGCCAGCCAAATTTTTAGCGGACGATCACTGGCAACTGCCATAAAAGCAAATTGAAGTAATTGTCGCTTGAATTTTTTTGATTTGTCCAAAACCGTTCCCACTCTGGAAAACATCTTCTCAATGGTGGCGTTTCAAGAAAAAATAGCATTGCCTGtgattggatggttaggagggcagtggcaccccagcccaccagagtttaaatcctagtttaacactttggtgtctcacaaAGGTGAAATATTTTTCAGTGGGAATTAACGTTCCCGTTGACAACGAAACTTCTATGGTGACtttgtcaatctcaagacccaccGAATTAAGTTCATAAACCCTTcgttcgaaggtgctcatagtgGTAGGATGTGCGTGCAAACATTCATAGAGACGAGTGTGTGTACGTACTTATGAGTTattgtgtttcacaaaaaaaaaaacaagtggcATTCCCTAATAATGCAGCAGCATTTCAAGAGCCTTCCTTCGTGAAAGGTCAGAGCCCTTCTTTTTTGGGTATATCACACAGCTAATTAAACGCTTGTCCACTGACTCGTCGACATACCTCTCCCAAAAAGATACAGCTGATAGAGCCATTCACGTGAACACAAGCACGCCTCGCCAAATATCACTCACGTACTATTGTTCTACCAGCACGTACCAGCTGCAACGTCTCCTCTCCTTTCCTATATAAACACCACAATAGCACACAGAAAAGGTCGCAAACATAAAACTTGAAGCACAGCCACACAGCATTAGCAACGCCATGGCCAACGCAAAGTTGCTCCCGGTGCTCCTCTCCTTCCTTATCCTGCCCTTCTCCGCCTTGGCCCTAACCCAGGACTTCTGCGTCGCCGACCTATCCCGCGGCGACACGCCAGCGGGATACCCGTGCAAGGCCCACGTCGGTGCCGGGGACTTCTACTACcacggcctcgccgccgccggcaacaCCACCAACCTCATTAAGGCCGCCGTCACGCCGGCCTTTGTCGGCCAGTTCCCCGGGGTCAACGGCCTGGGCATCTCAGCTGCCAGGCTTGACATCGCCGTGGGTGGCGTCGTGCCGCTCCACACCCACCCGGCCGCCTCCGAGCTCCTCTTCGTCACGCAGGGCACCATCCTCGCTGGCTTCATTAGCTCCTCCTCCAACACCGTCTACACCAAGACGCTCTACAAGGGCGACGTCATGGTCTTCCCCCAGGGCCTGCtccactaccagtacaacggcggcaccTCGCCCGCCGTCGCGCTCGTCGCGTTCGGAGGCCCCAACCCTGGCCTGCAGATCACTGATTTCGCGCTATTCGCCAACAAACTGCCCTCCACCGTCGTCGAAAAGGTCACCTTTTTGGATGACGCGCAGGTCAAGAAGCTCAAGTCTGTGCTCGGCGGCACCGGCTAGCCATTAACACATTTTCACAGAGGTTACTAATTGTCTTCGTGGTGTCAGCTAGCGCGAGTGTCGAATTACTAATAAGTTGATTCTGTGCGTGCGTCTGGCATGCATGTGAACtcggtcagtaattctttcaaagcTGTGCTTCATTCCTTCTCATGTCAATTTTATTTCAGATGGTTCAATAATTTTCTTAGGTACGGTGCAATAATTGCAATTTGTGTAACGACCAAGAATTAATCGTTCGTTCTGTTTAATCTCAGATTGTTGGCCACACTGGTTGTTTTGTTGGTCAAGGCTCCATTCGGCAATTCTTGAAGTGGATTTAGATAAGATAGCTATTCAGATATATGTCCTCATATCTTCTTTGTTTTACATAACGGACCTCTGTCTGCCACATAGGCGCCCGTTATTATTCTAACATAGTTTAGGTTTAACAGGACTGCAACAAGATAAAAAATAAAACCAGGAAAAATAAGTTAAGAACGGTGAGTGTGAAACCGACCGCTCCCCTCGCGTCGCCGCCTCCTGGCGACCGAGGGAGCGAACCCTAGCGCTCTCCCCCCTccatcctcccctcctcc contains the following coding sequences:
- the LOC124682411 gene encoding germin-like protein 8-14, whose protein sequence is MANAKLLPVLLSFLILPFSALALTQDFCVADLSRGDTPAGYPCKAHVGAGDFYYHGLAAAGNTTNLIKAAVTPAFVGQFPGVNGLGISAARLDIAVGGVVPLHTHPAASELLFVTQGTILAGFISSSSNTVYTKTLYKGDVMVFPQGLLHYQYNGGTSPAVALVAFGGPNPGLQITDFALFANKLPSTVVEKVTFLDDAQVKKLKSVLGGTG